The genomic segment tacataaggcaaggaccgatctgccctgctgcgctgaacgtcctttcggacaggacactcaacgaggggcaagccaagagttccatggcaaattgtgccagctctggccacaggtcaagcctgcacacccagtagtccaggggttcctcgcttctcagagcgtccacatcggctgttaacccgatgtattcGGACACCTGTCTGTTTAGGCGTtcactgaggctggatccggagggcggctctcgataataatattacaggctatagctactagagaggggtcgttgatccagggagtgatTCTGATTGCCTACTTGGagtagggaaggaattttttccctcttaagtggagaaaattggcttgtacatgacagtttttattttgccttcctctggatcaacttgcaggataaaaaaCAATCATTCTTAAAGGCTGTTAGGCTTGAGCCAATGGTGACATATGTCATGTAATATGAAGATCGTTATGTCACATTGTGATACTGCATCTAATGATTGTCAAAGAGGTTACAATATGAGTTGCTTTGGCGGTCACAAAAAGTCCAACACTTGGATTTTGGACACAGGTTGTATAAAGGTCATCATAGAATGCAAGTCACGCAGAACTGTATCTTGCCTGCaatttggttgtttttttttacagccaaaCAGCAGATATAAAATATAACAATTCATAGAGAAGTTGTCTGCCTATTCTGAGACCTGTTGTTTTGTGACACATGTTGCCATGTAGCCCCAATTTGAATGTTTGTGAATAACATAGGATTAAAATTTTATCTTGCTTTTACAGCATtacagattctctgctgtgtgACTTCGCTCATCTTCAACTAGATTTGATTTCCGTGTAAAACTTCCCTCATCTTGGAacgtgaatatggcttctcttctatgtgagttctctcatgtttaacaagattttttttttgcttaaaacatttcccacattctgaacatgaatatagcATCTCTCCTACATGAATTCCCTTATGACTAAAAAGACTTGAATTCAAtgaaaaacatttaccacattctgaacaagaatatggtttgtcccctgtgtgaattctctcatgtgcaaCAAGATGTGTTTTTTGTGTAAAAcctttgccacattctgaacatgaaaatggtttctcccctgtgtgaattctcttatgttcaACAAGATATGCTTTCTctttaaaacatttgccacattctgaacatgaaaatggtttctcccctgtgtgaattctctcatgtttaacaagatatgCTTTCTctttaaaacatttgccacattctgaacatgaaaatggcttctcccctgtgtgacttttctTATGTTCAACAAGATGtgctttctgtgtaaaacatttgctacattctgaacatgaaaatggcttttctcctgtgtgaattctcttatgtttaacaagatttgatttctgtgtaaaacatttcccacattctgaacatgaaaatggcttctctcctgtgtgaattctcttatgtttaacaagatttgatttatgtgtaaaacatttctcacattctgaacatgaatatggtttccgtcctgtgtgacttctctcatgtgtaacaagatgtgttttttgtgtaaaacatttcccacattctgaacatgaaaatggcttctctcctgtgtgacttctcttatgtATAACAAGacatgatttctgtgtaaaaagtttcccacattctgaacatgagtacagtttctctcctgtgtgatttctcttatgagtaacaagatatgatttatctgtaaaacatttcccacattttgaacatgaatatggtttctcctcTGTGTGACATCTTTCATGTCTAACAAGAATAGATTTATCTGtataacatttgccacattcggaacatgaatacggtttctctcctatgtgaattctcttatgtgcAACAAGCTTTGATTTTTGTATAAAACatattccacattctgaacataaatatgACTTCTCTTCTGTATGACTGCTTTGTGTAGAAAGACCTAAGCTTTTTGTGAACTCTTTACCACAATTAAACCTTTCACCCCTTTTCTGACCTATACTTGaggtaacaatctgtgattggtcaggaaaAGGTTCCTCATGATTAGAGGGATAATATGACAGATCTGTACTatgaagtcctggatgtacattaagggCAATGAGGCTTTCTCCTGTAGAGTGCAGCTTGATATCTTCATCTTCTACATTATAATTTAATGATAACATGACGTTTTCCTCAAAATTCTTATTTGGATTCTCTGTGAAGAAAAAAATTGGAATGTGTGATTTTTTCCCCCCCTCAAACAATAGAGCAGACAAACTTATGACATTCCTATTAGGCTGGATGTGAATACAGTAAGTCATTCGGTTTGCATGCACTTCTGGCTTTGGTTCCAAAAACTGCAACAAAAACTGCAAGTGTAATTCCCGCTTTATAAAGATTTCTATAACACTGCATGACAGTGCTGCATGATGTCTTCATCTTCTACTttataaatttataaaattaaaaaattttcctCAGAATTCTTACAGGGATTctctatgaagataaaaattggattattttttttcaaaccacagagtaGACAAAGTATAACATTCTTCACTGGCATAGTTATAGGGGTCACAGTGGTTGCAGTTGCAACTGGGCCCCTAAGCCagtggtgctgtacttttccctttataagatgcagcgcttccattatggaagcactcactagtctcTAGGAGGTGGGGGAGTGAAGTGCTGTACTTAGCCCTCCACCCTGCCTGCTTTTCTCAAGGCCCgtactgctgtgtcctggctgcctgcagtgtCAGGACATACAGAGGGCACTGTGACCAGACGCCGCAGGCAGTGAGGTGACTGTGCAGCTCAGGCCCTTAGAAGAGAAGAGAGCTGAGAGACCACCGGAACAGGAGAGTGGCagaaggagaggtaagttaatttatttattttaaaatttgatctgaggtctgatatggggggggggtctggtctgatatttaatggaggtctggtctgaggtccgatatgcgggtctggaggtctaatgagggtctggTCTGATATGGGAATCTGTAGGTCTAcaggcttgctattacactttttgtgacttaagatgacaaaaaattgcttttttacaccgtttttttttttttttttttacggtggtcacctgaggggttaggtcatatgatatttttatagagccggtcgatacggacgcggcgatacctaatatgtatactttttatttatttatttaagttttacacaatgatttcatttctgaaacaaaaaaaaacatagtctaagagccatagttttttcagtttttgggtgattatcttgggtaggatatgatttttgcgggatgagatgatggtttgattggtactattttggcgtacatgcgacttttttgatcacttttattaccttttttgggaagtaccacagaacagttttccattttgcctcCATTGTAAATGAGCTTTGGCCCAGAGAAAACGGCGGTGTTTCTGgattgtatttacataagactaaTTCTCAGCTTTACGGCTCATGCACGTCtgcagattcgcaaaacacagatTCTGCCCGAGGGCACGCCACCATTTATTTTtgtctcctgcagaaatgtcctatctctgtccgcaaaacggatgataataggacatgttctatttttttgtggaatggacatacagacacggaatgcacacggattaaTTTCCGTTTtgcttgtggccccattgaaataaatggttccgcatatgggccgcaaaaaaaatggaacggacacagatAAAAAAAACTTGCATTTGTGGATTACATGGTGAACTGTGGTCACAGACAGTGATTTCTGGaatgttcctgagcccatgcagtgatgTCCAGTACAGAATCAGCCTGTTATTAACGCAGTGCTGCACGAAGGCCCGTAGACCACGAGCATCCAATACTGACCATCGGCCTTGTAcacatggatttctccagattcCCTGAACCTTTTGATGATAATATGTCCTGTAGATGGTGGGAAATTAAAGGTTCCTCAActctaggcctcttgcacacggccgtatgtccTCCAAGACATAAGGTCCATGAGCGGCCCATATGTCTCCGAGTGGCATCGATCGTGCGcaggggagcgcacagcatcatagattacaataatGCTGTGCGCTACAGGCTGCCCTCGGGACTATTGTTCCGCACTCATGATCTTATGAGAACAGGACAATattcccgcgggcggcccgacgggCACAGCATCATTGTTATGTATGATGCTCTACAACACCAATATAAGAGCACTGGCTCTAAAGTAATGGCTGTGAGGTAGCTACAAAGCGGATAACCcctaaaaatacactacacagctACTAATAGTAGAAAACAAGTTTATTGTAAAATTACCAattataataaaatacatttatatgTGGCTATACAGACAcaggacaaaaaaacaaaaactaccgTACATAAACTTTGTCAAAAACGAATTGCAGATAATCCCAAACACTCCCAGGCTACCTGCAAGAGAGAATCTCACTATACAGGTATATAAAGTGCACAGTGCATAAGGGTGTGGAAGGTCCTTGGTTGCGGATGTGTCACATGTCCTGTGTGACGCGGACGCTCCGCCGCGAACATACACGGCTCCgattcctcccccctccttcctatATACACtctggttaaattttttttattgtaagcgGCACTTGTTGCGATTTTCTCTTGATATGGGACCGGTTCACTGAATTAGGCAATGGGTTTCTGCACTTACATAGTAATGTGGGCGGCACACATTATGATTGGATGTGACATCACATGCCACATAACAATACCTGTCAATCATGCCGGCTTGTATTCGATTGGCTAGCAGCCTTCTCGACTCAGATGTTTAGCATTCAttccccaaataatgttttttttaagaCCACAGAACAAAGTCCATCTCTACCCCTTGAGGAAACGacagcgaaacgcgcgtcggggcttgGACTACACTGGTCTGTATACAAATGGCAGTTGATTGTCCCTTGGCTACTCTCACCCTTATGCACTGTGCACTTTATATACCTGTATAGTGAGATTCTCTCTTGCAGGTAGCCTGGGAGTGTTTGGGATTATCTGCAATTATTTATTGACAAAGTTTATGTAGTCCTTGTTTTTTGTCCTGTGTCTGTATAGCCACATAaacatgtattttattatatttggtaATTGTACAATAAACTTGTTTTCTACTATTAGTagctgtgtagtgtatttttaggggttttctgagactctgCCTCTCTTTATACCCGGTCAtgtcacttaggcctcatgcacacggctgcattgcggcccgcatacggccatTCACccattcaatttttttggggtgccGACGGATCTTGGAtttattcaagttgaatgggtctggatccttcACGGCCGCCGCACagacgttgcccatgcattggggacctcaaattgcggtccccaatgcacagagcggacgcacaatggccgtgtgcatgaggccttagttgcaCATTGCTCCTCCAGCAGTTTTTTATTAGCACTGCTTATTTTTTCAGCCTTTTGTTGCCTCTGTACTAACATCTTGAGATACGTTATGTTTTTTTATGaattggtaaaatgtctcactttcatcATCTGTTCTATCATCTATTGTAAAGAAAACCTGGAACCATGAGATTTACAGATCATTACATTTAGTTCTTATTCAcatttagagatggccttgcggttcgcccggcagtcgttttgaAGCTAATTTTGCTTGTTCGCCAAACATGCGGCGATATTCGcacgtgccatattcttttgcattgcgctgaactttgacccatgactagagttgagcgaacacctggatgttcgggttcgagaagttcggccgaacttcccggaaatgttcgggttcaggatccgaacccgacccgaacttcgtcccgaacccgaaccccattgaagtcaatggggacccaaacttttcggcactaaaaaggctgtaaaacagcccaggaaagggctagagtgctgcaaaaggcagcaaaatgtagttaaatcccctgcaaacaaatgtggatagggaaatgaataaaaataaaataaataaaaattaaccaatatcaattggagagaggtcccatagcagagaatcaggcttcatgtcagcagagaatcagtcttcatgtcatagcagagaatcaggcttcatgtcagcagagaatcagtcttcatgtcatagcagagaatcaggcttcacgtcagccaaaactggaacagtccattgtcatatatttaggccccggcacccagacagaggagagaggtcccataacagagattcaggcttcatgtcatagcagagaatcaggcttcacgtcagccaaagctggaacagtccattgtcatatacactgctccaaaaaataaagggaacacttaaacaacacaatgtaactccaagtcaattacacttctgtgaaatcaaactgtccacttaggaagcaacactgagtgacaatcaatttcacatgctgttgtgcaaatgggatagacaacaggtggaaattataggcaattagcaagacacccccaataaaagaagtggttctgcaggtggtgaccacagactacttctcagttcctatgcttcctggctgatgttttggtcacttttgaatgctggcggtgctttcactctagtggtagcatgagacagagtctacaacccacacaagtggctcaggtagtgcagcttatccaggatggcacatcaatgcgagctttggcaagaaggtttgctgtgtctgtcagcgtagtgtccagagcatggaggcgctaccaggagacaggccagtacatcaggagacgtggaggaggccgtaggagggcaacaacccagcagcaggaccgctacctccgcctttgtgcaaggaggaacaggaggagcactgtcagagccctgcaagtgtctgctcaaacggtcagaaaccgactccatgagggtgatatgagggcccgacgtccacaggtgggggttgtgcttacagcccaacaccgtgcaggacgtttggcatttgccagagaacaccaagattggcaaattcgccactggcgccctgtgctcttcacagatgaaagcaggttcacactgagcacatgtgacagacgtgacagagtctggagacgccgtggagaacgttctgctgcctgcaacatcctccagcatgaccggtttggcattgggtcagtaatggtgtggggtggcatttctttggagggccgcacagccctccatgtgctcgccagaggtagcctgactgccattaggtaccgagatgagatcctcagaccccttgtgagaccatatgctggtgcggttggccctgggttcctcctaatgcaagacaatgctagacctcatgtggctggagtgtgtcagcagttcctgcaagatgaaggcattgatgctatggactggcccgcccattccccagacctgaatccaattgagcacatctgggacatcatgtctcgctctatccaccaatgtcacgttgcaccacagactgtccaggagttggcagatgctttagtccaggtctgggaggagatccctcaggagaccgtccgccacctcatcaggagcatgcacaggcattgtagggaggtcatacaggcacgtggaggccacacacactactgagcctcattttgacttgtttaaaggacattacatcaaagttggatcagcctgtagtgtgtttttccactttaattttgagtgtgactccaaatccagacctccatgggttgaaaaatttgatttccatttttttcatttttgtgtgattttgttgtcagcacattcaactatgtaaagaacaaagtatttcagaagaatatttaattaactcagatctaggatgtgttatttttgtgttccctttatttttttgagcagtgtatttaggccccggcacccagacagaggagagaggtcccatagcagagattcaggcttcatgtcatagcagagaatcatgcttcacgtcacccaacactggaacaggccactgtcagatatttttaggcctcggcacccagacagaggagaggttcattcaactttgggttgccccgcaatataatggtaaaatgaaaataaaaataggattgaatgaggaagtgccctggagtacaataatatatggttaagggaaggtagttaatgtctaatctgcacaagggatggacaggtcctgtgggatccatgcctggttcatttttatgaacgtcagcttgtccacattggctgtagacaggcggctgcgtttgtctgttatGACGCCcgctgctgtgctgaatacacgttcagacaaaacgctggccgccgggcaggccagcacctccaatgcataaaaggctagctctggccacgtggacaatttggagacccagaagttgaatggggccgaaccatcagtcagtacgtggaggggtgtgcacacgtactgttccaccatgttagtgaaatgttgcctcctgctaacacgttccgtatcaggtggtggtgcagttagctgtggcgtgttgacaaaacttttccacatctctgccatgctaacgctgccctcagaggagctggccgtgacacagctgcgttggcgacctcttgctccacctctgccttcgccttgggcttccacttgttcccttgtgacatttgggaatgctctcagtagcgtgtctaccaatgtgcgcttgtactcgcgcatcttcctttcacgctccagtgcagaaagtaaggtgggcacattgtctttgtaccgtggatccagcagggtggcaacccagtagtccgcacacgttaaaatgtgggcaactctgctgtcgttgcgcaggcactgcagcatgtagtcactcatgtgtgccaggctgcccagaggtaaggacaagctgtcctctgagggaggcgtatcgtcatcgtcctgcgtttgcccccagccacgcaccagtgatgggcccgagctgcgttgggtgccaccccgctgtgaacatgcttcatcctcatcctcctccacctcctcctcgtcctccagtagtgggccctggctggccacatttgtacctggcctctgctgttgcaaaaaaactccccctgagtcacttctaagagactggcctgaaagtgctaaaaatgacctctcttcctcctcctcctgggccacctcctcttccatcatcgccctaagtgttttctcaaggagacatagaagtggtattgtaacgctgataacggcgtcatcgccactggccatgttggtggagtactcgaaacagcgcaacagggcacacaggtctcgcatggaggcccagtcattggtggtgaagtggtgctgttccgcagtgcgactgacccatgcgtgctgcagctgaaactccactatggcctgctgctgctcgcacagtctgtccagcatgtgcaaggtggagttccacctggtgggcacgtcgcatatgaggcggtgagcgggaaggccgaagttacgctgtagcgcagacatgcGAGCAGcgacaggatgtgaacgccggaagcgcgcacagacggaccgcactttatgcagcagctctgacatgtcggggtagttgtgaatgaacttctgcaccaccaaattcagcacatgcgccaggcaagggatgtgcgtcaaaccggctagtcccagagctgcaacgagatttcgcccattatcgcacaccaccaggccgggcttgaggctcaccggcagcaaccactcgtcggtctgttgttctataccccgccacaactcctgtgcggtgtggggcctgtcccccaaacatatgagtttcagaatggcctcctGACGTttacccgggctgtgctgaagttggtggtgaaggtgtgtggctgactggatgagcaggtggaagaagaggaggaggaagccgagtaggaggaggaggcaaagaatgttgccctgcgatccttggcggcggaaggacgtgcgccaaacagctcttcgcctggggaccagccgccactacattaaccagtgtgcagttaggaagatatagcgtccctggccgtgcttactggtccacgtatctgtggttaggtggaccttgccacagatggcgttgcgcagtgcacacttgattttatcggatacttggctgtgcagggaaggcacgactctcttggagaagtagtggcggctgggaacaacatactgtgggacagcaagcgacatgagctgtttgaagctgtctgtgtccaccagcctgaatgacagcatttcataggccagtagtttagaaatgctggcattcagggccagggatcgagggtggctaggtgggaatttacgctttctctcaaatgtttgtgagatggagagctgaacgctgccgtgtgacatggttgagatgcttggtgacggaggtggtggtgttgttggtacatcctctgtttgctgggcggcaggtgccaacgttcctccagaggcggaggaagaggccgaggcggcggcagcagcagaagaggtagcagggggagcctgagtgagttccttgtttttaaggtgtttactccactgcagttcatgctttgcatgcaggtgcctggtcatgcaggttgtgctaaggttcagaacgttaatgcctcgcttcaggcaaagatggcacagcgtgcaaaccactcgggtcttgtcgtcagcacattgtttgaagaactgctacgccagagaactccttgaagctgcctttggggtgctcggtcccagatggcgatggccagtagcagacggactctcttggcggcgggtgttctgcttttgcccattgctccctcttttgctacgctgttggcttggtctcaccactacctcttcctctgaattctgaaagtcagtggcacgaccttcattccatgtggggtctaggacctcattgtcccctgcatcgtcttccacccagtcttgatccctgacctcctgttcagtctgcacactgcagaaagacgcagcactt from the Bufo bufo chromosome 2, aBufBuf1.1, whole genome shotgun sequence genome contains:
- the LOC120991895 gene encoding zinc finger protein OZF-like; protein product: MMEEHQPLVSQENPNKNFEENVMLSLNYNVEDEDIKLHSTGESLIALNVHPGLHSTDLSYYPSNHEEPFPDQSQIVTSSIGQKRGERFNCGKEFTKSLGLSTQSSHTEEKSYLCSECGICFIQKSKLVAHKRIHIGEKPYSCSECGKCYTDKSILVRHERCHTEEKPYSCSKCGKCFTDKSYLVTHKRNHTGEKLYSCSECGKLFTQKSCLVIHKRSHTGEKPFSCSECGKCFTQKTHLVTHERSHTGRKPYSCSECEKCFTHKSNLVKHKRIHTGEKPFSCSECGKCFTQKSNLVKHKRIHTGEKPFSCSECSKCFTQKAHLVEHKKSHTGEKPFSCSECGKCFKEKAYLVKHERIHTGEKPFSCSECGKCFKEKAYLVEHKRIHTGEKPFSCSECGKGFTQKTHLVAHERIHTGDKPYSCSECGKCFSLNSSLFSHKGIHVGEMLYSCSECG